One genomic segment of Bacteroides caccae includes these proteins:
- a CDS encoding BT4734/BF3469 family protein: MPNQYRMSYFMPPIAPVRNEQGRMVTPPTLLPFCEVSVEQVFQMITCNENLKLLTAQVRNAPDMRTAKATLLPYVTPCGTFTRRNSKCFVSPSGLVVIDVDNLDSYDEAVSMRRLLFDDPFLCPVLTYVSPSGRGVKAFVPSGTLYPEDEAQNITESMNKAMQYVEMAYGPEPDNSGRNASKGVDCSGKDLVRACFLNYDPDALFRNIINSQSIKK; encoded by the coding sequence ATGCCAAACCAGTACAGAATGTCATATTTCATGCCACCTATCGCTCCTGTCAGGAACGAACAGGGACGAATGGTTACTCCTCCCACGCTCCTCCCCTTCTGCGAAGTCTCCGTGGAGCAGGTCTTCCAAATGATTACCTGCAACGAGAATCTCAAACTCCTGACCGCTCAGGTACGCAACGCTCCGGACATGCGGACTGCCAAAGCGACACTGCTGCCTTACGTGACACCCTGCGGCACCTTCACACGCCGCAACAGCAAGTGTTTCGTATCCCCTTCCGGGCTGGTCGTGATAGATGTGGACAACCTCGACTCCTACGACGAAGCCGTCAGTATGCGCCGTCTGCTATTCGATGATCCCTTCCTCTGCCCCGTGCTCACGTATGTCAGTCCGAGCGGCCGGGGAGTGAAGGCTTTCGTCCCTTCCGGAACGCTGTATCCCGAAGACGAAGCACAAAATATCACGGAAAGTATGAACAAAGCCATGCAGTATGTCGAAATGGCATACGGCCCGGAACCTGACAATTCTGGCAGAAATGCCTCGAAAGGCGTGGACTGTTCGGGAAAAGACCTCGTAAGGGCCTGTTTCCTCAATTACGATCCGGATGCATTATTTCGTAACATTATTAATTCTCAATCTATAAAAAAATGA
- a CDS encoding SoxR reducing system RseC family protein, with product MTNNTIKHLGIVENIQGSHLSVRIVQTSACAACSVKGHCSSADSKDKIIDIIDTAAASYQVGENVMVVGETSMGMQAVALAFIIPFVLLIFTLFLFMALIENELYAALLSLAVLVPYYYILWLNKTRLKQKFSFTIKPINN from the coding sequence ATGACGAATAATACTATAAAGCATCTGGGTATTGTGGAAAACATACAGGGTTCTCATCTGTCGGTGAGGATCGTTCAGACATCGGCTTGCGCGGCTTGCAGCGTGAAGGGACACTGTTCCTCGGCAGACAGCAAGGACAAAATCATAGATATAATTGATACTGCTGCGGCTTCCTACCAGGTGGGGGAAAACGTAATGGTGGTCGGCGAAACGTCGATGGGAATGCAGGCGGTGGCCTTGGCATTCATTATCCCTTTCGTTCTTTTAATTTTTACATTGTTCCTTTTTATGGCACTGATAGAGAATGAACTGTATGCGGCACTTCTTTCTCTGGCTGTCCTTGTGCCTTATTACTACATTTTGTGGCTCAATAAAACGCGACTGAAACAAAAATTTTCATTTACTATAAAACCAATAAATAACTAA
- a CDS encoding Fe-S cluster domain-containing protein, with protein sequence MNLILIAVISLGAIALVLAAILYVASKKFAVYEDPRIAQVGEVLPQANCGGCGYPGCSGFADACVKAGSLDGKFCPVGGQPVMAKIADILGLAAGEAEPMVAVVRCNGTCANRPRINQYDGAKSCAIAASLYGGETGCSYGCLGCGDCVAACQFDAIHMNPETGLPEVDEAKCTACGACVKACPKAIIEIRPQGKKSRRVYVSCVNKDKGAVARKACTVSCIGCGKCVKTCPFEAITLENNLAYIDPDKCKSCRKCVEVCPQNTIIELNFPPRKPKEEAPAAPKETVTPKETAEAPKVTE encoded by the coding sequence ATGAATTTGATTCTGATTGCAGTGATTTCATTGGGAGCGATAGCGCTCGTGCTGGCCGCTATTCTTTATGTGGCTTCCAAGAAATTTGCCGTGTATGAAGATCCGCGGATTGCCCAGGTAGGGGAAGTGTTGCCCCAGGCAAATTGTGGTGGATGTGGCTATCCGGGTTGTAGCGGTTTTGCCGACGCTTGCGTCAAAGCCGGCTCGCTGGATGGAAAATTCTGCCCCGTAGGCGGACAACCTGTCATGGCTAAAATTGCTGATATCCTCGGACTGGCAGCCGGAGAGGCTGAACCGATGGTAGCAGTGGTGAGATGTAACGGAACGTGTGCCAACCGTCCGCGTATTAATCAATACGACGGTGCTAAGAGTTGTGCTATTGCCGCTTCGCTGTATGGCGGAGAGACGGGTTGTAGCTACGGCTGTCTGGGTTGTGGCGACTGTGTGGCTGCCTGCCAGTTTGACGCTATCCACATGAACCCGGAAACGGGACTTCCGGAAGTCGACGAGGCGAAATGTACCGCTTGCGGCGCCTGTGTGAAGGCTTGCCCGAAGGCGATCATTGAAATCCGTCCGCAAGGCAAGAAGTCGCGCCGCGTGTATGTCTCTTGTGTGAATAAAGACAAGGGCGCTGTGGCACGCAAGGCTTGCACGGTGAGCTGTATCGGTTGCGGAAAGTGCGTGAAGACGTGTCCGTTCGAAGCTATCACGCTGGAGAACAACTTGGCTTACATCGATCCTGACAAGTGTAAATCTTGCCGGAAGTGCGTGGAAGTATGTCCGCAGAATACCATTATCGAGTTGAACTTCCCGCCGCGCAAACCGAAGGAAGAAGCTCCGGCTGCTCCGAAAGAAACGGTTACTCCAAAAGAAACGGCTGAGGCTCCGAAAGTAACAGAATAA
- the rsxC gene encoding electron transport complex subunit RsxC, translating to MLKTFSIGGVHPHENKLSAHQPIITAEVPAKAVILLGQHIGAPAKPVVAKGDVVKVGTRIAEPAGFVSAAIHSSVSGKVAKIDTIVDASGYAKPAIFIDVEGDEWEETIDRSKTLVKECDLSAEEIVKKIADAGIVGLGGACFPTQVKLCPPPSFKAECVIINAVECEPYLTADHQLMLEHAEEIMVGVSILMKAVKVNKAFIGIENNKPDAIQLMTKVASSYAGIEVVPLKVKYPQGGEKQLIDAITKRQVASGALPISTGAVVQNVGTAFAVYEAVQKNKPLFERVITVTGKSVARPSNFLARIGTPMKQLIDACGGLPEDTGKVIGGGPMMGKALVNIDVPTAKGSSGILIMNRKEAKRGEAQTCIRCAKCVSACPMGLEPYLLGALSENGDFETMEKERIMDCIECGSCQFTCPANRPLLDYCRLGKGKVGAMIRARQAKK from the coding sequence ATGTTAAAGACATTTTCAATTGGTGGAGTTCATCCACACGAAAATAAATTGTCGGCACATCAACCTATCATTACGGCGGAAGTTCCTGCGAAAGCGGTTATTCTGCTGGGCCAGCATATTGGCGCACCTGCCAAACCGGTTGTTGCGAAAGGGGATGTGGTAAAGGTAGGCACACGGATTGCCGAACCTGCCGGCTTTGTTTCGGCAGCAATTCATTCTTCGGTCAGTGGTAAAGTGGCGAAGATTGATACGATAGTCGATGCCAGCGGTTATGCGAAACCTGCTATTTTCATTGATGTGGAAGGTGACGAATGGGAAGAAACAATCGACCGCAGCAAGACACTGGTGAAAGAATGCGATCTTTCGGCGGAAGAAATTGTGAAGAAGATTGCCGATGCCGGTATCGTAGGTCTGGGCGGTGCTTGTTTCCCTACACAGGTGAAACTGTGTCCTCCTCCTTCTTTCAAGGCGGAATGCGTGATTATCAATGCGGTGGAATGTGAACCGTATCTGACTGCCGATCATCAGCTGATGCTGGAACACGCAGAAGAAATCATGGTAGGCGTGTCTATCCTGATGAAAGCCGTGAAAGTGAATAAAGCGTTTATCGGAATCGAGAACAATAAGCCGGATGCAATTCAGTTGATGACGAAGGTAGCTTCCAGTTATGCGGGTATCGAAGTGGTGCCTTTGAAGGTGAAATATCCGCAGGGAGGTGAAAAGCAGCTGATTGACGCGATCACCAAACGTCAGGTGGCAAGCGGTGCGCTGCCTATCTCTACGGGGGCTGTCGTGCAGAATGTAGGTACGGCTTTCGCTGTTTATGAAGCGGTGCAGAAGAACAAGCCGTTGTTTGAGCGCGTGATTACGGTGACCGGAAAGTCGGTGGCCCGTCCGTCCAACTTCCTCGCCCGTATCGGTACGCCGATGAAGCAGTTGATCGACGCTTGCGGCGGTCTGCCGGAAGACACGGGAAAGGTGATCGGCGGTGGTCCGATGATGGGTAAGGCGTTGGTGAACATCGACGTTCCTACTGCGAAGGGCAGTTCCGGCATCCTGATTATGAACCGGAAGGAAGCCAAGCGCGGGGAAGCACAAACCTGTATCCGTTGCGCGAAGTGCGTGAGCGCCTGTCCTATGGGACTGGAACCGTACTTGCTCGGAGCGTTGTCCGAAAACGGGGATTTTGAAACAATGGAAAAAGAAAGAATCATGGATTGTATCGAGTGCGGTTCCTGTCAGTTCACTTGTCCTGCCAACCGTCCGTTACTTGACTACTGCCGTCTGGGTAAAGGCAAGGTAGGCGCTATGATTCGTGCACGTCAAGCTAAAAAATAA
- a CDS encoding RnfABCDGE type electron transport complex subunit D — MENKLIVSLSPHVHGGDSVQKNMYGVLIALIPAFLVSLYFFGLGALIVTATSVAACLFFEWAIGKYLLKKPTTTICDGSAIITGVLLAFNLPSNLPVWIIILGALFAIGVGKMSFGGLGCNPFNPALAGRVFLLLSFPVQMTSWPVVGQLTAYTDATTGATPLALMKQAIYGNTDALSQIPDALSLLIGQNGGCLGEVSALALLIGLAYMLWKKIITWHIPVSILVTVFVFAGIMHLADPEKYVSPVLQLLSGGLMLGAVFMATDYVTSPMSKKGMLIYGVCIGLLTVVIRLFGAYPEGMSFAILIMNAFTPLINTYCKPKRFGEVAKKK, encoded by the coding sequence ATGGAAAATAAATTAATCGTATCACTATCACCCCACGTTCATGGCGGAGACAGCGTACAGAAAAATATGTACGGCGTGCTGATTGCACTGATTCCGGCTTTTCTGGTGTCTCTCTACTTCTTCGGACTGGGTGCCCTGATTGTCACGGCTACTTCCGTGGCCGCTTGTTTGTTCTTCGAATGGGCAATCGGGAAATATTTACTGAAGAAACCTACCACGACAATCTGTGACGGCTCTGCTATCATCACAGGTGTGTTGCTGGCATTCAACTTACCTTCCAACCTGCCTGTATGGATCATCATTCTCGGCGCACTGTTTGCTATCGGTGTGGGAAAGATGTCTTTCGGCGGATTGGGCTGCAACCCTTTCAACCCGGCATTGGCAGGACGTGTGTTCCTGTTGCTTTCTTTCCCGGTGCAGATGACCAGTTGGCCGGTAGTCGGTCAGTTGACCGCCTACACGGACGCTACGACGGGAGCTACTCCGCTGGCATTGATGAAGCAGGCGATCTACGGCAATACGGACGCTTTAAGCCAGATTCCGGATGCGTTGAGCCTGTTGATCGGACAAAACGGCGGATGTCTCGGTGAAGTGAGCGCGCTGGCTCTGCTGATCGGTTTGGCGTATATGCTGTGGAAGAAAATTATCACATGGCATATTCCGGTATCTATCCTGGTTACCGTATTCGTGTTCGCAGGCATCATGCATCTGGCGGATCCTGAAAAATACGTGTCTCCGGTGCTCCAACTGCTTTCCGGTGGTCTGATGCTGGGTGCTGTCTTTATGGCAACCGACTATGTGACGTCTCCGATGAGCAAGAAAGGTATGCTGATTTATGGCGTTTGCATCGGTCTGCTGACAGTGGTGATCCGTCTGTTCGGCGCCTATCCCGAAGGTATGTCGTTCGCCATTCTGATAATGAATGCATTCACTCCGCTGATTAATACCTATTGTAAACCTAAACGCTTTGGGGAGGTAGCGAAGAAGAAATGA
- a CDS encoding RnfABCDGE type electron transport complex subunit G, with translation MKKLQSSLKNMLLVLTGVTAVSVALLAYVNELTKGPIAEANAKTLNEALKKVLPEFTNNPVAESDTIFSEKDGKKNVDFIVYPAKNGDNMVGTAVEAKSMGFGGELKVLVGFDAEGKIYNYSLLAHTETPGLGSKADKWFGAYDPAKGEQAVSHEESTKSILGMNPGEAALTVSKDGGQVDAITASTITSRAFLNAVNAAYQAYKAGGGEVNGATGASQKAAGENADAATGATTKVELTDSISAN, from the coding sequence ATGAAAAAGTTACAATCATCTTTGAAAAATATGTTGCTGGTGCTGACGGGAGTGACTGCTGTCTCCGTCGCGTTGCTGGCTTATGTGAACGAACTGACGAAAGGGCCTATTGCCGAGGCGAACGCCAAGACGCTGAACGAGGCCCTGAAAAAAGTTCTTCCTGAATTTACGAACAACCCGGTGGCGGAAAGCGATACGATCTTCAGCGAGAAAGACGGCAAGAAGAATGTCGATTTCATTGTTTATCCGGCCAAGAACGGTGATAATATGGTGGGTACGGCTGTTGAAGCCAAGTCCATGGGATTCGGCGGCGAGCTGAAAGTGCTGGTTGGCTTTGACGCCGAAGGTAAAATCTACAACTACTCCCTGCTGGCTCATACGGAAACTCCGGGACTGGGTTCGAAGGCCGACAAATGGTTCGGTGCTTACGATCCTGCCAAGGGTGAACAGGCGGTGTCACACGAGGAAAGCACGAAGTCTATCCTGGGCATGAATCCGGGTGAAGCCGCACTGACGGTCAGCAAAGACGGCGGGCAGGTGGACGCCATTACCGCTTCTACGATTACCTCACGCGCTTTCCTGAATGCCGTAAATGCTGCTTATCAGGCTTACAAAGCCGGAGGGGGAGAAGTGAACGGAGCTACGGGTGCTTCTCAAAAGGCCGCCGGTGAAAATGCCGATGCTGCTACGGGTGCTACAACTAAAGTGGAACTTACTGATTCTATCAGTGCTAATTAA
- a CDS encoding RnfABCDGE type electron transport complex subunit E produces MNNFKVMMNGIIKENPTFVLLLGMCPTLGTTSSAINGMGMGLATMFVLICSNVVISLIKNLIPDMVRIPSFIVVIASFVTLLQMVMQAYVPGLYATLGLFIPLIVVNCIVLGRAEAFAAKNNALASMFDGIGMGLGFTIALTLLGAVREFLGTGKIFDLTILPEEYGMLVFVLAPGAFIALGYLIALINSFKKA; encoded by the coding sequence ATGAATAACTTTAAAGTAATGATGAACGGGATTATCAAAGAGAATCCTACGTTTGTACTCCTGCTCGGTATGTGTCCTACGTTGGGTACTACTTCATCGGCTATCAACGGCATGGGTATGGGACTGGCCACCATGTTCGTGCTGATCTGCTCGAACGTGGTGATCTCACTGATTAAAAACCTGATTCCGGATATGGTGCGTATCCCTTCGTTTATTGTGGTGATTGCGTCTTTCGTGACGTTGCTCCAAATGGTGATGCAGGCATACGTGCCGGGACTGTACGCCACACTCGGCCTTTTCATCCCGTTGATCGTAGTGAACTGTATCGTGCTGGGGCGTGCCGAAGCTTTTGCCGCAAAGAACAATGCGTTGGCATCCATGTTCGACGGTATCGGTATGGGACTGGGCTTTACCATTGCCCTGACTTTGCTGGGTGCTGTCCGCGAATTTCTGGGAACAGGCAAGATCTTCGACCTGACTATCCTGCCGGAAGAATACGGAATGTTGGTGTTCGTACTGGCTCCGGGTGCTTTCATCGCCCTGGGATATCTCATCGCATTGATTAATAGTTTCAAGAAAGCTTAA
- the rsxA gene encoding electron transport complex subunit RsxA — protein sequence MEYILIFISAIFVNNIVLSQFLGICPFLGVSKKVETAMGMSAAVAFVLTIATIVTFLIQKFVLDVFGLGYLQTITFILVIAGLVQMVEIILKKVSPALYQALGVFLPLITTNCCILGVAILVIQKDYDLLTGVVYAFSTAIGFGLALVLFAGLREQMSLVKVPKGMQGTPIALITAGLLAMAFMGFSGVV from the coding sequence ATGGAATATATATTGATATTTATTTCGGCAATCTTTGTAAACAACATCGTGTTGTCGCAGTTCCTGGGCATCTGCCCGTTCCTGGGCGTTTCCAAGAAAGTGGAGACTGCAATGGGGATGAGCGCCGCGGTGGCTTTCGTGTTGACTATCGCTACCATTGTCACATTCCTCATTCAGAAGTTTGTGCTAGATGTGTTCGGACTGGGATACTTGCAGACGATTACTTTCATTCTGGTGATTGCCGGACTGGTGCAAATGGTGGAAATCATCTTGAAGAAAGTTTCCCCCGCCTTGTATCAGGCGTTGGGCGTGTTCCTGCCGTTGATTACAACCAACTGTTGTATCCTGGGTGTGGCTATCCTCGTGATCCAGAAAGACTATGACCTGCTGACAGGAGTTGTGTATGCATTCTCCACCGCTATCGGTTTCGGTCTGGCACTGGTTCTCTTTGCCGGATTGCGCGAACAGATGAGCCTGGTGAAAGTTCCGAAAGGAATGCAGGGCACACCGATTGCATTGATTACCGCCGGCCTGCTCGCCATGGCATTCATGGGATTCTCCGGCGTGGTGTAA
- the galE gene encoding UDP-glucose 4-epimerase GalE translates to MKERILVTGGTGYIGSHTVVELQNSGYEVIIIDNLSNSNADVVDNIEKVSGIRPAFEKLDCLDFAGLDAIFTKYKGIKAIIHFAASKAVGESVEKPLLYYRNNLVSLINLLELMPKHGVEGIVFSSSCTVYGQPDELPVTEKAPIKKAESPYGNTKQINEEIIRDTVASGAPINAIMLRYFNPIGAHPTALLGELPNGVPQNLIPYLTQTAIGIREKLSVFGDDYDTPDGSCIRDFINVVDLAKAHVIAIRRILEKTQKEKVEVFNIGTGRGVSVLELINGFEKATGVKLNYQIVGRRAGDIEKVWANPDFANQELGWKAVETLEDTLRSAWNWQLKLRERGIQ, encoded by the coding sequence ATGAAAGAAAGAATTTTAGTAACGGGCGGAACGGGATACATTGGTTCTCACACCGTAGTAGAACTACAGAACAGTGGATATGAAGTAATCATCATCGATAATTTATCTAACTCAAATGCCGACGTTGTTGACAATATAGAGAAAGTATCAGGTATTCGCCCTGCTTTTGAAAAACTGGATTGTTTGGATTTCGCAGGTCTGGATGCTATCTTTACCAAATATAAAGGAATTAAGGCGATCATTCACTTTGCAGCGAGCAAAGCGGTTGGAGAGTCAGTAGAGAAGCCGTTGCTTTATTATCGCAACAACCTGGTTTCGCTGATCAACCTCCTCGAACTGATGCCGAAACATGGAGTGGAAGGAATCGTATTCTCTTCATCTTGTACCGTATACGGTCAGCCGGATGAATTGCCGGTAACGGAAAAGGCTCCGATCAAGAAAGCGGAATCTCCTTACGGAAATACAAAACAGATCAATGAAGAGATTATCCGTGATACGGTAGCTTCCGGTGCTCCGATCAATGCGATCATGCTGCGTTATTTCAACCCGATCGGTGCTCATCCTACTGCATTGCTGGGCGAACTTCCGAATGGCGTTCCTCAAAATCTGATTCCTTACCTGACTCAGACCGCAATCGGTATCCGTGAGAAACTGAGCGTGTTTGGCGATGATTATGATACTCCTGACGGTTCTTGTATCCGTGACTTTATCAATGTCGTTGACTTGGCTAAGGCACACGTGATCGCTATCCGTCGTATTCTGGAGAAGACACAGAAAGAAAAAGTCGAAGTGTTCAATATCGGCACGGGACGCGGAGTGTCTGTTCTGGAATTGATTAACGGTTTTGAAAAAGCTACCGGTGTTAAACTGAATTATCAGATTGTAGGACGTCGTGCAGGTGATATTGAAAAGGTTTGGGCTAACCCTGATTTTGCAAACCAGGAACTGGGTTGGAAGGCCGTGGAAACCTTGGAAGATACTTTACGTTCTGCATGGAACTGGCAATTGAAACTTCGTGAAAGAGGTATTCAATAA
- the ispE gene encoding 4-(cytidine 5'-diphospho)-2-C-methyl-D-erythritol kinase, whose protein sequence is MITFPNIKINLGLSITEKRPDGYHNLETVFYPVALEDALEIRTNPEAQQKFTLHQHGMEIAGNPENNLVVKAYLLLDKEFHLPPVEIHLYKHIPSGAGLGGGSSDAAFMLKLLNEHYNLQLSDNQLEDYAATLGADCAFFIKNTPTYAEGIGNIFSPIELSLKGYRIMIVKPDVFVSTREAFANIRPHRPEYPVREVIRRPVAEWKDTLINDFEASVFPQYPVIGEIKEELYHQGAIYASMSGSGSSVFGLFTADTTLPEIDWGTNAFCFKGTLSE, encoded by the coding sequence ATGATTACTTTCCCGAATATCAAAATAAACCTGGGGCTGTCCATTACGGAAAAACGTCCTGACGGATACCATAATCTGGAAACTGTTTTCTATCCCGTCGCTCTCGAAGACGCTTTGGAAATCAGAACCAATCCCGAAGCCCAACAGAAATTCACGCTCCACCAGCACGGAATGGAAATAGCCGGCAATCCGGAAAATAATCTGGTAGTAAAAGCTTATTTGTTATTAGACAAGGAATTTCACCTGCCTCCTGTCGAGATTCATCTGTACAAACATATCCCTTCAGGAGCCGGACTGGGAGGCGGTTCGTCGGATGCCGCCTTTATGTTGAAGTTGCTCAATGAACATTACAACCTCCAATTGTCCGACAACCAACTGGAGGACTACGCCGCTACCCTGGGAGCCGACTGTGCCTTCTTCATCAAAAACACACCGACTTACGCCGAAGGTATCGGAAATATCTTCTCCCCGATAGAGCTATCCCTGAAAGGTTACCGGATTATGATTGTGAAGCCGGATGTTTTCGTATCCACCCGGGAAGCCTTCGCCAATATCCGCCCCCACCGTCCCGAATATCCGGTCAGAGAGGTTATCCGTCGTCCGGTCGCAGAGTGGAAAGATACATTAATCAATGACTTCGAAGCGAGTGTCTTCCCGCAATACCCCGTTATCGGAGAAATAAAAGAAGAGCTCTATCACCAGGGAGCAATCTATGCCTCCATGAGCGGTTCGGGTTCTTCCGTATTCGGCTTGTTCACCGCCGACACCACACTGCCGGAGATAGATTGGGGGACTAATGCATTTTGTTTTAAAGGTACGCTAAGCGAATAG
- the dnaB gene encoding replicative DNA helicase, whose translation MAEQKRNTRNTKSAKVQPVNDYGRIQPQAPELEEAVLGALMIEKDAYSLVSEILRPESFYEHRHQLIYSAITDLAVNQKPVDILTVKEQLSKRGELEEVGGPFYITQLSSKVASSAHIEYHARIIAQKSLARELITFTSNIQSKAFDETLDVDDLMQEAEGKLFEISQQNMKKDYTQINPVIDEAYKLIQKAAARTDGLSGLESGFTKLDKMTSGWQNSDLIIIAARPAMGKTAFVLSMAKNIAVDFRNPVALFSLEMSNVQLVNRLISNVCEIESGKIKSGQLAGHEWQQLDYKLKNLLDAPLYVDDTPSLSVFELRTKARRLVREHGVKIIIIDYLQLMNASGMAFGSRQEEVSTISRSLKGLAKELNIPIIALSQLNRGVESREGIDGKRPQLSDLRESGAIEQDADMVCFIHRPEYYKIYQDDRGNDLRGMAEIVIAKHRNGAVGEVLLRFKGEFTRFSNPEDDMVIPMPGETVGPMLGSKMNRDSVGSVPPPPAPDFEPQSGNPFATPIGGDGPLPF comes from the coding sequence ATGGCCGAACAGAAAAGAAATACCCGTAACACAAAATCTGCTAAAGTACAACCGGTGAATGATTATGGTCGTATCCAACCGCAGGCACCTGAGTTGGAAGAAGCTGTATTGGGAGCTTTGATGATTGAGAAAGACGCTTATTCGTTAGTGAGTGAGATCCTTCGTCCTGAATCTTTTTATGAACATCGACATCAGTTAATCTATTCCGCTATAACCGACCTGGCTGTCAATCAGAAACCGGTGGATATCCTGACGGTGAAAGAACAGCTCAGTAAACGCGGGGAACTGGAAGAAGTGGGAGGTCCTTTCTATATCACCCAGCTGAGCAGTAAGGTGGCTTCTTCGGCGCATATTGAGTATCATGCGCGTATCATTGCGCAGAAGTCACTGGCACGCGAACTGATTACGTTTACAAGTAATATTCAAAGCAAGGCTTTTGATGAAACGCTGGATGTGGACGACTTGATGCAGGAAGCGGAAGGCAAGCTGTTTGAGATCTCGCAGCAGAACATGAAGAAGGATTACACGCAGATTAATCCGGTCATTGACGAAGCCTACAAACTGATTCAGAAGGCTGCGGCACGAACCGACGGTTTGAGTGGCCTTGAGAGTGGTTTTACGAAACTGGACAAGATGACTTCCGGCTGGCAGAATTCGGACCTTATTATTATTGCCGCCCGTCCCGCCATGGGTAAGACGGCTTTCGTGCTTTCCATGGCCAAGAATATCGCTGTGGACTTCCGGAATCCGGTAGCACTGTTCTCTCTTGAAATGAGTAATGTCCAGCTGGTCAACCGTTTGATATCGAATGTTTGTGAAATCGAGAGCGGAAAGATTAAGAGCGGGCAGTTGGCCGGACACGAATGGCAGCAGTTGGACTATAAACTGAAAAACCTGCTGGATGCACCGCTTTATGTGGATGACACTCCTTCTCTTTCGGTTTTCGAGCTCCGGACAAAGGCGCGCCGTCTGGTGCGTGAACACGGGGTGAAAATCATTATTATCGACTACCTTCAGCTGATGAACGCGAGTGGTATGGCATTCGGCAGCCGTCAGGAAGAGGTGAGTACGATCTCCCGTTCGTTGAAAGGATTGGCGAAAGAGTTGAATATTCCGATCATCGCACTGTCACAGTTGAATCGTGGAGTGGAGAGCCGTGAAGGTATCGACGGAAAACGTCCCCAGTTGAGTGACCTTCGTGAATCGGGAGCCATTGAACAGGATGCGGATATGGTGTGCTTTATTCACCGTCCGGAATATTACAAGATTTATCAGGACGATCGTGGTAACGACCTCCGTGGTATGGCAGAAATCGTGATTGCCAAGCATCGTAACGGTGCGGTAGGCGAGGTGCTGCTCCGGTTCAAGGGTGAGTTTACCCGTTTCTCGAATCCGGAGGACGATATGGTTATTCCGATGCCGGGCGAGACTGTCGGGCCTATGCTGGGGTCGAAGATGAATCGCGATAGTGTTGGTTCTGTCCCTCCGCCGCCGGCACCCGATTTTGAGCCGCAGTCGGGGAATCCGTTTGCGACACCGATAGGAGGAGACGGGCCGTTGCCTTTTTAG